Proteins found in one uncultured Desulfuromonas sp. genomic segment:
- a CDS encoding LEA type 2 family protein: MVKAFISLVMIFSLCSCAWMRPGFEAPTIQVTRFSVMESRGLAPRFAITLNIINHNRQSLEIDGLSYALEIEGIPLLTGVKSNLSPIEGFSEQEVTLLVTADLLNSLDLISQLTRQPRDQFTYTLRAKLNVGWLTPGMTIQKQGEISLRTLTR; this comes from the coding sequence GTGGTGAAAGCATTTATTTCTCTGGTCATGATTTTTTCACTGTGTTCTTGTGCCTGGATGCGACCGGGGTTTGAAGCACCAACCATACAGGTCACTCGTTTTTCCGTTATGGAGAGCCGGGGTCTGGCACCACGTTTTGCTATTACACTCAATATCATCAACCATAATCGACAGTCCCTCGAAATCGACGGGCTGAGTTATGCCCTTGAAATCGAGGGGATTCCTTTGCTCACGGGCGTTAAGTCGAATCTGTCGCCCATTGAGGGGTTTTCTGAACAGGAAGTGACGTTACTGGTCACCGCAGACCTGCTCAACAGTCTTGACCTGATTTCACAACTGACCCGCCAGCCTCGTGACCAATTCACCTATACCTTGCGCGCCAAGCTCAATGTCGGCTGGCTAACGCCCGGAATGACCATACAAAAACAAGGAGAGATTTCACTGCGTACTTTGACACGTTGA
- a CDS encoding AAA family ATPase, protein MAKKIFVAATGKNCGKSTICLSLLYRAARKYPRIGFIKPIGPKLIEFNNFHVDKDAVLMAQVFGLEEHIHQMNPVPVFSDTTRQVLDGQIGPDFFAEKMIEACRYFEKECDFLVIEGAGHAGVGSVLGYNNAEVAKLLDAPVMMVTDGGIGRAIDAVSMNLSVFQLAGAPVRMLVANKLIADKRELTMHYLKKAFAGRDIHIQGGFNFSPILANPTLHRISRLLGAPLKGNLEEQHRIVHHVQLGAASAQRVADLLDESSLLLVNSTRDELMVMLASLYHLPEYRHKIAGMIIPGHAPVSPITARIVDDSNIPYMRTHLTNSEAFTRIQNDVSKITAQDQEKIDLVGHLAEVELDFDTVDKLFD, encoded by the coding sequence ATGGCAAAAAAAATCTTTGTTGCCGCAACGGGTAAAAACTGCGGCAAGTCAACTATCTGCCTGTCATTACTGTACCGCGCTGCGCGAAAATACCCCCGTATTGGTTTTATCAAACCTATCGGTCCCAAACTGATTGAGTTCAACAATTTCCATGTAGACAAAGATGCCGTTCTCATGGCTCAGGTCTTCGGTCTTGAAGAGCATATCCACCAGATGAACCCTGTTCCCGTGTTTTCCGATACCACCCGGCAAGTTCTTGATGGCCAGATCGGCCCGGATTTTTTTGCCGAAAAGATGATTGAAGCGTGTCGGTATTTTGAAAAAGAATGCGATTTTCTGGTCATCGAAGGGGCTGGCCATGCCGGAGTCGGATCGGTGTTGGGCTACAACAATGCTGAGGTTGCTAAATTGTTGGATGCTCCGGTTATGATGGTTACGGATGGGGGCATTGGTCGTGCGATCGATGCTGTCAGCATGAATCTCAGCGTTTTTCAACTGGCGGGTGCTCCGGTGCGGATGCTGGTGGCCAATAAATTGATTGCCGATAAACGTGAATTGACAATGCATTACCTCAAAAAAGCCTTTGCTGGTCGTGACATTCACATTCAGGGTGGCTTTAACTTTTCGCCGATTCTGGCCAATCCTACGCTACACCGCATCAGCCGTTTGCTTGGGGCGCCCTTGAAAGGTAATCTTGAAGAGCAGCACCGCATTGTCCATCACGTTCAATTGGGTGCCGCCTCAGCGCAACGCGTTGCTGATCTGCTCGATGAGTCAAGCCTTTTGCTGGTCAACAGCACTCGTGACGAATTGATGGTTATGCTGGCGTCGTTATATCATCTGCCCGAATACCGCCATAAAATCGCCGGCATGATTATTCCGGGACATGCACCGGTATCACCGATTACGGCGCGAATTGTTGATGACAGCAATATCCCTTATATGCGTACCCATCTAACCAACTCCGAAGCCTTTACCCGCATTCAGAATGATGTCTCTAAAATTACGGCGCAAGATCAGGAGAAAATTGACCTGGTCGGCCATCTTGCTGAAGTCGAACTGGATTTTGACACGGTGGACAAACTGTTTGATTAA
- a CDS encoding DUF423 domain-containing protein, whose translation MKLFFVLGCVNAFLSVALGAFGAHGLRQRVSPELLITWEKGVDYQMYHALALLLVALCIKTWPEVRRVRTAGLLFFVGIVLFSGSLYVLVLTQVTVLGLITPVGGISFLCGWCLLALCASQFDSRW comes from the coding sequence ATGAAGTTATTTTTTGTTCTTGGTTGTGTGAATGCATTTCTTTCCGTTGCTCTGGGTGCGTTTGGGGCGCATGGTCTGCGTCAGCGGGTCAGCCCTGAATTGCTGATCACCTGGGAAAAGGGTGTTGACTATCAAATGTATCATGCTCTGGCGTTGTTGCTGGTTGCCCTGTGTATTAAAACCTGGCCGGAAGTGCGGCGGGTAAGAACCGCCGGTTTGTTATTTTTTGTCGGCATTGTACTTTTTTCAGGTAGTCTTTATGTATTGGTTTTGACCCAGGTGACTGTTTTGGGACTGATCACGCCGGTTGGTGGCATCTCCTTCTTGTGCGGTTGGTGTCTGTTGGCGCTTTGTGCCAGTCAATTTGACAGTCGTTGGTAG